In one window of Helianthus annuus cultivar XRQ/B chromosome 17, HanXRQr2.0-SUNRISE, whole genome shotgun sequence DNA:
- the LOC110920717 gene encoding DEAD-box ATP-dependent RNA helicase FANCM isoform X4, whose product MATISDDDDDGTDWVAVCEAIDAACAEQSSAAAFSMSDSHVPNIKPTSSRQSTLDGFVGLKSNKQEPKHDAPDDDDRISCVSIDPEAAKTWIYPEFPPVRDYQLSITEKALFSNTLVALPTGLGKTHIAAVVMYNYFRWFPEGKIVFAAPSRPLVMQQIEACHKTVEIPQERAVDLTGLTNPSKRASLWKDKQVFFVTPQVLEKDIQSGSCPVKQLVCLVIDEAHRASGNYSYCVVVRELMAVPVHLRILALTATPGHNRQTVQQVIDNLQISRLEYRSENDHDVMNYVHDRKIEVIQVQMGEDAVEVNKLLLDVIRVHTKKLADFGVLPKRDPQTLSPVDFLRSRENFRQFPPQDLDPVKYPEVEGSLGVLITLYHIRKLVSAHGIRPAFEMLEEKLKQGHFARLFSRNETIHKAKIIMQQNLSHGARSPKFVKMLQVLVEHFKKQDPQKSRVIIFSHFRESVRDIMSSLNTIGEYVKATEFVGQNSGKTSKGQSQKVQQAVLQKFRDGGYNVIVATSIAEEGLDIMEVDLVICFDANISPIRMIQRMGRTGRKSQGRVVILACEGIELSGYKSKQAKGKAVNKHMQNAEKNFLFHPSLRMVPHVFKPEKKLVKFLKIEEFIPRGKKVKEDDAIEMIPRYKLKLTDVETHLLEKYFDPARQDNWRPSLIAFPHFQAFPSRVHQVAHSVRTTMLIHTMQYLQGLSFNGPDEETLKECFKDETVDHHTREDEETETGTLDISKSEKHHSFLFGSDFTAVDSNGNILILSVPLFPVKLFSPTKSSIPQNKSGHSSAVVHEEHPEIALDVNEESFNDLQEDKVDGDDSELLKREVSGTVIPNVVDEAGDLSPRLTNLLMNGVVPESPAHNKCTSNKEKGFYTTPDVDNNSIALVESKNDEVVKESTPNKEVGIPQFNLLKEELASGSKLVGEVKTPMTNLSNSKDWLLSSGEKSVSQPKKKLKRLRKVCDVKSGKEETVSHSSVVSGSRSFALLDRAFDRVEYNHFQNARPNRFIV is encoded by the exons ATGGCGACTATCAGCGATGATGACGACGAC GGAACTGATTGGGTTGCAGTTTGTGAAGCCATCGATGCCGCTTGCGCTGAACAATCATCTGCTGCTGCGTTTTCAATGTCTGATTCACATGTCCCTAACATTAAACCCACTTCTTCTCGTCAGTCCACACTTGATGGATTCGTTGGACTCAAATCCAACAAACAGGAGCCAAAACATGATGCCCCTGATGATGATGATAGAATTAGCTGCGTTAGTATTGACCCAGAGGCTGCAAAAACCTGGATATACCCAG AATTCCCCCCTGTCCGCGATTATCAGCTTTCTATTACGGAGAAAGCTTTATTTTCAAATACTTTGGTCGCATTGCCTACAGGATTGGGAAAAACTCATATTGCTGCTGTTGTCATGTATAATTACTTCAGATGGTTTCCTGAAG GAAAGATTGTATTTGCTGCTCCTTCACGTCCTCTTGTTATGCAACAAATAGAAGCATGTCATAAAACAGTGGAAATTCCACAA GAGCGGGCAGTTGATTTGACAGGGCTAACAAATCCTTCAAAAAGAGCTTCCCTGTGGAAAGATAAACAAGTCTTCTTTGTGACCCCACAGGTTCTTGAAAAGGATATACAATCTG GATCATGTCCGGTGAAACAACTAGTGTGTTTAGTGATTGACGAGGCTCACCGTGCATCTGGCAACTATTCCTACTGTGTTGTTGTTCGTGAG TTGATGGCTGTTCCAGTACATTTGAGAATATTAGCTCTTACTGCAACACCGGGAC ATAACCGTCAAACCGTGCAGCAAGTTATTGATAACTTGCAAATATCTCGTCTTGAGTATCGAAGTGAGAATGACCATGATGTGATGAATTATGTGCATGATAGGAAGATTGAAGTAATACAG GTTCAGATGGGAGAAGATGCTGTTGAAGTAAATAAGCTACTATTGGATGTAATTCGTGTACATACTAAAAAGCTGGCTGACTTTGGAGTTCTTCCAAAAAGAGACCCCCAAACA CTCAGCCCAGTTGACTTTCTAAGGTCAAGGGAAAACTTTCGTCAATTTCCACCACAAGATTTGGACCCAGTTAAATATCCGGAAGTAGAAGGGAGTCTTGGAGTTCTCATCACATTATATCATATAAGGAAGCTGGTTTCTGCCCATGGTATACGACCGGCATTTGAGATGCTTGAAGAAAAATTGAAGCAGGG GCATTTTGCTCGCCTTTTTAGTAGAAATGAAACCATTCACAAAGCAAAGATTATAATGCAACAAAACTTATCTCATGGTGCTCGTAGTCCGAAGTTTGTAAAGATGTTACAAGTCCTAGTTGAACACTTCA AAAAACAAGATCCCCAGAAGTCGAGGGTAATCATTTTCTCACATTTTAGAGAGAGTGTAAG GGACATAATGTCATCATTAAACACCATTGGAGAATATGTTAAAGCTACAGAATTTGTTGGTCAAAATTCAG GCAAAACATCAAAGGGCCAATCACAAAAAGTTCAGCAGGCTGTTTTACAG AAATTCCGGGATGGCGGGTATAATGTTATTGTTGCGACATCAATAGCAGAAGAGGGTCTGGATATAATGGAAGTTGATCTTGTTATATGTTTTGATGCTAATATATCACCTATACGCATGATTCAACGCATGGGGAGAACTGGTAGGAAGAGTCAAGGACGAGTTGTGATCTTAGCTTGTGAAGGTATAGAGTTAAGCGGTTATAAGAGCAAGCAAGCTAAGGGTAAGGCTGTTAATAAACATATGCAGAATGCAGAAAAAAACTTCTTGTTTCACCCTAGTTTAAGGATGGTTCCTCATGTTTTCAAACCTGAAAAAAAGCtggtgaaatttttgaaaattgaAGAATTTATTCCACGTGGTAAGAAAGTGAAAGAAGATGATGCAATTGAGATGATACCCAGATATAAACTTAAACTTACAGACGTTGAGACCCATCTTCTTGAAAAGTATTTTGATCCTGCAAGACAAGATAACTGGAGACCTTCTCTTATTGCTTTTCCTCACTTTCAAGCATTTCCATCAAGAGTGCATCAAGTTGCTCATTCCGTCAGAACAACAATGCTAATTCATACAATGCAATATTTGCAAGGATTATCTTTCAATGGCCCg GATGAAGAGACTTTAAAAGAGTGCTTCAAAGATGAAACTGTCGATCATCACACAAGAG AAGATGAAGAAACAGAAACTGGCACATTGGACATATCAAAATCCGAGAAACACCATTCCTTCTTGTTTGGGTCCGATTTTACAGCTGTTGATTCAAACGGAAATATATTGATTCTCTCTGTACCGCTTTTCCCAGTAAAATTGTTTTCTCCAACTAAAAGTTCAATTCCCCAGAATAAGTCTGGTCATTCAAGCGCTGTTGTACATGAAGAGCATCCAGAGATAGCATTGGATGTAAATGAAGAATCTTTTAATGATTTGCAAGAAGACAAAGTAGATGGAGATGATTCAGAGTTATTAAAAAGAGAAGTTAGTGGCACAGTGATTCCTAATGTTGTAGATGAAGCTGGTGATCTCAGTCCTCGACTAACTAATCTATTGATGAATGGTGTCGTTCCCGAGTCCCCAGCACATAATAAAT GCACATCAAATAAAGAAAAAGGTTTCTATACGACTCCAGATGTTGATAATAACTCCATAGCGTTGGTTGAAAGCAAGAATGATGAGGTAGTTAAGGAAAGTACCCCAAATAAAGAAGTAGGAATTCCACAATTTAATTTACTGAAAGAAGAGCTTGCTTCTGGTTCCAAGCTTGTGGGAGAAGTCAAAACAcctatgacaaacttgtctaacAGTAAAGATTGGCTTTTGAGTTCTGGTGAAAAATCAGTTAGTCAACCGAAGAAAAAGCTGAAAAGGTTGAGAAAGGTTTGCGATGTCAAAAGCGGGAAAGAAGAAACTGTAAGCCATTCATCGGTAGTATCTGGTAGTAGATcttttgctctgttggatcgtGCTTTTGATAGAG TCGAGTATAATCACTTTCAAAACGCACGCCCCAACAGATTTATTGTATGA